Within the Anguilla rostrata isolate EN2019 chromosome 6, ASM1855537v3, whole genome shotgun sequence genome, the region AGAATTTTGTTCTTAGCCTCAGGTCTTAGGCTCTAGAAGTCAGAGGTTGAATGTTGGGCTGCTTCACAGTGTCAAACACCCTGAAATTGTGGAATAtactgtgcagcacagagtagaacacatatgaacacataGTCTATACCATATAAACTCAATAAAGGGAATATAAGCCAATATCCCCCTGTTACTATATGAAGGGCTTTCTGTTTGTGTAATTTCTGGGTGTTCACACTCTATTgtttaattgttatttattattgttgtggtaattattttatttttatcggTAACAAAATGTGTGAAAGTAATAggaattataaaatataaaataattatgaaatataaaaaacgAATATTATCCATCTGTCTGACAAGACAGTGATGTCGTAAAATAAGACACAGACCTCAATCATAAAAAGAATTATCACTCCACTCATTTCTAAAGGACACTCCATAATTTTCATGAATCGTTGGTAGTTGGTTGCTTGTGGATTTGCTTTATGCTGCAAAAAAGATGAAATCATTACCACTTATTGATTAAACTTGTAAGACACAATCAGGTTAATCatatacactgcatttccaaaagtatgtggactcCCCTTCTAATTATTGTATATTGTTATTGTGAAATAGAAACATATTGGAGCAACAACAGGTCAGCCAAaaagtggtaggccacacaagctcacagaacgggaccgTCGAGCGCTGACGCATGTAACAATCATCCTCGGTTGCGACACTCACTaaagagttccaaactacctctggaaacaacatcaacacaagcactgttcatcaagagcttTATGCAATGGGTTAACAATGCCAAGCAgccatacacaagcctaagatcaccacgcacaatgccaagcgtcagctGGAGTGACGTGAAGCACACCGCCGGACTCTGGAGCACTGAAAacgtgttctctggagtgatgaatcacgcttcactatcttcCAGTCTGAAGGaggaatctgggtttggcagaatgcatagAGCGAACTGTACTAGCCCAAATAGTgtcaactgtaaagtttggtggaggaggaataatggtctggggctgttttcttggtttgggctagggcccttagttccagtgaagggagaTCTGAATGCTACATCATTCAATGGCATTCTAGAGAACTGtgcgcttccaactttgtggcaaggtcctttcctgtttcagtatgacaatgctTCCCTGCACAAAGCAAGATCCATGAAGAAATTGTTTGCCAAGTCTGATCGGGAAGAACctaactggcctgcacagagccctggcctCTATCCCACCAaatacctttgggatgaattgcaATGCTGACTGCGATCAATAttagtgcccaacctcactaatgctcttgtggctgaaagGAATCGAATCCCCACAgccaagtacatatgggtgggATGttcatacttttggaaatgtagttcaTTATAAATCTTTTACAGGGTCTCTTAGCCACTGGTTTTATGTGTTCCTGTTTTCTGCCCTAAACCTGATTAATATAgctttaaaattatgaatgtgaTGCTTTAGTCATGTGCAGAGTTCAGTTTTTCTCCATATTTGGAAAAAAGGAATATATATTACTGTAAGAAAAGCTTAAAGTAACCAACATTTTGATCAGATAATGACAGCACTGGAATAATGTAAGTTTAACAGCATCTGTGTTGCTTGGTGAGTGCTTTAGCAGATTTAACGTTATTGTGTATTCTACAGGTACAGAATATGTCCCAGTCAATTGAAGTGTTGAACTTACGAACACAGAGGGATTTTCAGTACGTTATTAAAATGGAAAGTCAGATGAAAGGACTGAGATCAAAGTTCAGACAGATCGAGgctgacaggaaaacaaaaatgacgaGAAACTTTCAGGTAAGTGCTTTTTCCTGGTTTCCTTTAATTGTTTTGACTGCTATGATGGCCTTTTATTGTAACATAGAACGTATTGAACTTGGGTACTCAGCAGTTGTAAACAGagaagaaaataacaacatatttAATGCATCAAAACCCCTATGCATGACACTATTTGAGTAGTAAAATCATATTGTAGTATAAGGTCACCCCAAGACAATGACTGCCTCATCAACCATGACATCAAAATAATGTGTAAACTTCTGCAGAAAATAGGGTttgcttcacaaaaacacaagaatCACTAGGACTCACATGGCTAACATGGAGTAACCTAATACATGGTAGAATAACAAGTACTGAAACAAATAAAGCCAACCAAAACCATGGAATAGTACATTGGGGAAACACATCAGATAAGCAAGAATACTAACCAAGAAGCATAGCAGCCAAGAGTCTTGttaagctaatgctaatgttacCTTTCTAGCTGCAGAACCACCATTAATTTTGTACAGTAATGTCAGCTCAGTGGCTAGCAATGAGAAGACACCAGCTTTCAGAAATCTGCAGTCTCATAACCCATGCAATGGAAATGTCTGTGTTTAGTCTGGGTTATTCCTGcattcaatacatttacagGTATGTTGCACTGTATTTCGTGGAATCCTCTCCACAGAAAGACACTGTTTTGTGAGTCACTTATGGGGCTTGTGAAACCTCAGTCATATCTCAAGATTCTGTACTGCACATgcagtaaaagaaaaacagggcaTTTTGTTGTCACAGAGTGGTCCCTACAATGTGTAACTGACTTTAAGTTCAATGTCTAATTAAGTCGTTTTGTAGTCCAAGTGAAGTAGAAAGCGAGAGCCACACTAAAAACAGTTGTAGCAGATGCATCAATTAGGCAAATATGTTATAAAAATCTGTGTATTTGCAATCCATGAACAGGCTTCCCATGCATCTAGCCGGTGATTCAGTGTCTtaatttgtgaattaaaaaaaattaggatTAGGTGTAGGCCAATGTGTTTATGCTTTCATCCACGTGTCACAGGAGTTGAAGGATAAAATGGATGCGCTGCAGCCCTTGATCCCAGTGCTGGAGCAGTACAAAATGGATGCCAAACTGATCTCCCAGTTTAAAGACGAGATCAGAAATCTGTCTGTGGCACTGATAGGGATCCAGGAGGAGATTGGGGCCTACGACTATGAGGAACTGCACCAGAGGGTCCTCAGCCTGGAGAGTCGGCTGAGGAACTGCATGAGCAAACTGAGTGAGACCCCTTTTTCACTGGCTCCGCTACGTGCCTCATGACCAAAAGCACCATGTAGGACAGGAGGCAGCCGCATATTAAAATAAGCCTGAATGCTGGTTACAATGGTACTTACACTTAATGCCAAGGTGTATTACAAGCAAGGCAAGCTAGGTGAATAGCTAACAAGGTCTAAAAAAGTAAACGTTTGGATAAATGTAACATTGTTTGAATCTTTCAAAAAATGCTAGCTAGTTATATTatcaaaatgatttttgcaTGCTGGTGAAAAATAGCCACCTTATAAATTGTCTAATCTTGGATTAGCTAAGATATTACTATCTTTATTTGATCTGAACTCCTACAAATGTCACACTTAAAAGAAACACCTTACCACATTCAGTTTTTATGTGGTGTCTCTTGCTTTCTTGCAAGCACAGGCTGCTGGCATGCTGGACCTCATAAAGAAGGAAAGTGCAGAAATTCAATCTCCACTCCACCCATACAAGTCAGTGCTTTGCACTGTCGGGAACCCTGCCGATCTAATCAAGGGAGAATCAATTTAAGCTCCCCTCACAGAAATGACcagtcagatttatttatttctttatttatctatcAGTCTCAACAAACCATTTTCTTCCAGGACCGTGTGAATTTATTGGTTGTCCGTTGGGCTTTGAAGTGCCACTGTCTGGGAAAACACATGGTATCCCTGGTCATCCAGACTATTTTGGCCACCCCGATGGTGGTCAGCAACAGTGCATTAGGCAAAATTgctcatttaaattttcacacaGCCAGAAATGAGACGACATGGACGTTTGTGGTGGCATTGTGGTTGTAATATGCACAGAGTAATGAAACTAGTTTGGTTGCAGAGGCTTGGaactgactttttaaatgatatcCATGTTTCTTCATTAACAGCATGTGGCAAATTAATGAAAATCACTGGACCTGTGACAGTAAAGACATCCGGAACCCGGTTCGGGGCATGGATGACTGACCCTCAGGCATCTCTAGAAAATAACAGGGTGAGCCTTGCCAGTCAGGAACTGTCCTTGTGTACTTAATCAGTTTGTTTTCTCAGTTGCATTACTACATGCATATACAGGACAAGCATGAACGGCATTCTCAGTCTATAAATGGCTATggtttataaaattattttgtattgttgggTTAATTTATATTAGTGTGCTAATAAAATTTTGTGGCTTCAGATGTAATAATCGTATAATTAAGATGGCTGTGAGAACATAAATCTGTCTTTCCCCACTATTTTTGGATACAGGTTTGGTATATGGACAGTTACACCAACAACAAGATTGTCCGTGAGTTCAAGTCAATGGATGACTTTGTGTCTGGAGTGGAGTCGCGAACCTACAACCTGCCTTTCAAATGGGCCGGGACCAACCACGTGGTCTACAATGGCTCCTTGTACTACAACAAGTACCAGAGCAACATCATTGTCAAGTACAGCTTCGAGACGGGCCGTATCCTGGCCCAGCGGGCGCTGGAGTACGCCGGCTTTCACAATGTCTATCCATACACGTGGGGGGGCTTCTCGGACATCGACCTCATGGCAGACGAGCTGGGTCTCTGGGCTGTGTACGCCACCAATCAGAATGCCGGCAACATAGTCATAAGCCAATTGGACCCTCAGACTCTGGAGGTTCTCAAGACCTGGTACACAGAGTATTCCAAGCGGAACGCCGGGGAGTCTTTCATGATCTGCGGGACCCTCTACATCACTAACTCTCACCTGACCGGAGCCAAAGTCTACTACGCCTATTCCACCAAGACATCCACGTACGAGTACACGGACATCCCCATTCACAACCAGTACTTTCACATGTCCATGCTAGATTACAACGCCAGAGACAGGTCCCTCTACGCCTGGAACAATGGCCACCAAGTTCTGTTCAACGTCACGCTTTTCCACATCATCAAAACAGACGATGACTCTTAAAAAGGAAtactttacagaaaaaaaaaatacttatcATTCCTGGTGAAGcacttttgtaaaaatatatttttcattcctCCAaagtggactgcatttacatttatcattgTTCCTTGAAATAATGCCTTTTATAGatttgcttgaaaaaaaaaaaacagctatagCCTCCAATACAATTAAGTTATGaagagaatttatttatttattcttgtcctgctttgcattttttcccaaaattagTGATTACACAAGTGATTAGTTCTTGTGTAATTGTGCTAATGAAAGCATGGAGTTGGAACACTGACCAGTGCCCTTATTTTTCTCTAAGCACCAATAAGCTTGCCTTATTTACAGTACCTAATTCTGATGATGTTGTTGATGAAAGTTCTGTCAGCATTCGCTAATAGTATGGAAATAATTTACCAGATTTTCCATCATTCTTAATAATTTGCTAATGATTtaaatttagtcatttaaatattcagttgCTTACACAGTTCATAAATGTTTAAGGAACAAAATGCAGTAAGGCCTCTTGCTGCAACCTTCATGCAGTTGGTGACATCATAAACTGCGCTGTGTAAGGTTAAGGCCACAGTCCTTGACAATGGGCTATATCAGATGTTTTCATAAACCAGTATTTTGAATTAAACTTTAAGGGGTAGGGATATCACCAGTCACGTATGGCCTCAACCTTCCTTCTTACACacagtgaaaataattaatattttgcaaTAGGGGAAACTTCATTTTGTACAAGAATGATTAGCATCCCTGTTGCCTGGAAAACTTCAAAATATGAGCTGTTCTGTCGTATAAACAGTTTTAATTTGTGATAAGCTGCCATTatgccaaaaatgttttctatcTTTGAATCTATATCCAACCAGGGCACTGTTTCCCAAAGCCCTCATCGTGCTAAGATCACCGTAAGAACCCTGGTAAGGTGCATCATTGATATTCAAGGTGTCCTCACAACTAACATTGCTCTTAAAAACCATCATAACTTGCCCCAGACCACTCAGGGCAGCTAAGTGTATCGTAAAGGCACAGAACTGCAGTTCCAAGCGCTCTCCAGTTTCTTCCTACACTAAGGAAAGCATTTAGAATCGAAACACAGAATAAATGAACTAAATTAAACTGAATGTCTGCTCATACAGTATTTCATtatcaaagtcaaaataatGTGGGTACAGCtaacaaattaaatgcaacgcatatgaatacatttatagtAAAGAGATGGTAAAAGGATGTAAATGGGATTATATGTAAAGAACGTAaactgtgtaagtcactctaaATAAGAGTctctgctaaatggctaaagTGTGAAATGAATACaaactatatttaaattttatgtccacaaaatgaaattgcggttttgattatttttagaCAGACTAGTCATCCTTAATGAGCATTTAACTCTGCCTATGATGTACTCTGTGCCGTTTTGGTCagaatgtaacagaaatgtaacaTGTTAGCAATGATGAATCTTTAAGTTCTGTTATATTGGGAAACAGTGCTCTGTTCCTAAAGAATATTGTAAATTATTGCGGCCACCATCCCATTTACCTGTAAGAATCAATGCATTGTTTTCATTAAGTACAGTGAGCTGTGATAAGTTGTTTTCCCTGTTAAATTGGAATCATATATGTGTACGTGTTATCagtattattttgtgtttgtatggaCATTCACTGCTGTATATTTATCTTGTATTTaagaatattcattttaatgtgaacaGTTGAATATATATTGTAAGTTGATGTAGTCTTGTCACAGCTGCTGGTGTAAATGGTTTTAAGTGACAGCATCATACTTATAGTCAAACAATTTAACTTAATAAGAGCACAGTAAATTTATGAGAATGAAGGTGGTGTGAAACATTTGCCATCTTCTGTCATTTAATCCCTGTAATGTTGTTTTGTGCTGTAGCTATAGCACAGTCTGTGGTTCGACCACACCTGGTCTCGTCTTCTCGTTTGTACTGAGCCTTCAGTGCCAGTATCTGAAATTTACCTCAGTCCAGATGGCCAATTTACACCCCCACATGTTTAGGATGGAGAaaactttgaaaatattttttagtcACTTTCCCGTTATCTGCATTATTCTGTACTATGTAGGATTGGATTTTAACGTCTGTCTATAACGACAGGACAGTGAGCACACTAGCATCGTAGTTATGATCAAAGATGCTGGTCTTAATTTAAACGTGATGCActtctatatttattttctggtttgtacccatttattttcttccactTTTTCGCCCAGCGGAAACTTGTTGAAATTGTGAACTGAGGATTATCGTGATATAAGTCACTTTTGAGTCGCATGTACTTGTCCAACGGAGGAGGGAGGATCTAATGTGCTGATGTGGCAGTAATTCAAGGAACGCTGACTGGCTCAAACTCATCCAACCCCGGATAAGACGAGGTGGCGTCCTGATGGCGTGTGAGTCCCGGTATAGTTCACTAATGACTGACCTGGCATTTAGACCACCAGTAGATACAGTGCTTGTGCTTTATGGTCTGAACACTAAAGGTACAATATTGATGAAGGTCAATCGCAATCCCAAAGCACATGATCATCTTTGCAGTGTAAGAGGGTTCCCTGGCATGTGGAAGGTTCCCGT harbors:
- the LOC135256672 gene encoding noelin-3-like, with protein sequence MRALCSILDPVLLLILFGYYPSMTVGPKEGWQVYSSAQDADGRCICTVVAPEQNLCSRDAKSRQLRQLLEKVQNMSQSIEVLNLRTQRDFQYVIKMESQMKGLRSKFRQIEADRKTKMTRNFQELKDKMDALQPLIPVLEQYKMDAKLISQFKDEIRNLSVALIGIQEEIGAYDYEELHQRVLSLESRLRNCMSKLTCGKLMKITGPVTVKTSGTRFGAWMTDPQASLENNRVWYMDSYTNNKIVREFKSMDDFVSGVESRTYNLPFKWAGTNHVVYNGSLYYNKYQSNIIVKYSFETGRILAQRALEYAGFHNVYPYTWGGFSDIDLMADELGLWAVYATNQNAGNIVISQLDPQTLEVLKTWYTEYSKRNAGESFMICGTLYITNSHLTGAKVYYAYSTKTSTYEYTDIPIHNQYFHMSMLDYNARDRSLYAWNNGHQVLFNVTLFHIIKTDDDS